One window of the Mytilus galloprovincialis chromosome 14, xbMytGall1.hap1.1, whole genome shotgun sequence genome contains the following:
- the LOC143058338 gene encoding uncharacterized protein LOC143058338 isoform X1: MSSLYNYYGGAGYDKPNSTKNANPESKLWKTKLNRMWRLDQDSCRFVLELVMENSTANTSYGAPQTIIVECNERQSDETSPAGFEARVILKSKTPSRLAESISYYFSPAVPKSNRKWYLSKVGYLVDHTNVVQNGSQYVHAVDNGAYYIDESGNGLQLITKDAPLVVIGTKTKHPSPFPVPLEPITVDDIKGIGFNIYNNIWNTNYVLWYPYDENDFYKSI, from the exons ATGTCATCATTGTATAACTACTACGGAGGGGCAGGATATGATAAACCTAATTCTACTAAGAATGCAAATCCAGAGTCTAAACTTTGGAAGACTAAATTAAACAGAATGTGGAGATTAGATCAAG ATTCGTGTAGATTTGTCCTAGAACTTGTGATGGAAAATTCGACTGCAAATACATCCTATGGTGCCCCACAGACCATTATAGTAGAATGCAATGAACGACAGTCAGACGAAACTTCTCCTGCC GGCTTTGAAGCAAGAGTTATTTTGAAGAGCAAGACACCAAGCCGTCTAGCGGAATCAATTTCTTACTACTTCAGTCCAGCAGTACCAAAATCAAACCGAAAGTGgtatttgtcaaaagttggttaTCTCGTTGATCATACAAATGTCGTTCAGAATGGAAGTCAATATGTACACG CTGTTGATAATGGGGCATATTATATTGACGAGTCAGGAAATGGTCTTCAGTTAATAACTAAAGATGCACCTTTAGTTGTTATAGGGACAAAAACGAAGCATCCATCACCATTTCCTGTACCACTTGAACCAATTACCGTTGATGACATCAAAGGCATTGGGTTTAACATCTATAATAACATATGGAATACAAACTATGTTTTGTGGTATCCGTATGATGAAAATGATTTCTACAAATCTATATAG
- the LOC143058453 gene encoding uncharacterized protein LOC143058453, which produces MAVLISFSLIILISVITCISDTDAETTSATCTDDKEGELLMFFSAGFMTASLVFSIGCFVSKRSTQPSNKNNNDTTITDQGELMFATAPDNVYVNEGSCESDRKSYGYCNIEKNSENCSQSSKSKKILNQLDSYDMVEHNRAKSHLGNDEDDSNPYNHVTVDMEVTEYDNACFLKPRAAVMDPTYSHLSEANLHIESPNATKQKGDEVNNQTKSSNAETNSKDQQQNTSERQKPRKPETEKRYQRKPDIPQKPEIKTDDRKKTKLKVLVNGEEQIQEHKICLNAEMEESSNMTNYETDNDKLEIKEGNRLNRKKFGYSFVQKKKEIPNKDSAETPNGSDAFEISCDDDEKSFKIRSKNKEHNTAEKSTEAKNGKSSLEVLFDQSNGFFLFISNCEESNERSNKHVFPETSCGKLAFPNGRYETSSNNDSDSETELLPPGMAINILYEDVPITKGNVRISAVDESSGQELESSHEQSEENYSI; this is translated from the exons atGGCAGTGTTAATCAGTTTTAGTTTGATCATATTAATCTCAGTGATCACCT GTATTTCTGATACTGATGCAGAAACAACGAGTGCCACATGTACCGACGATAAAGAAG gaGAACTACTAATGTTTTTTTCAGCAGGATTTATGACAGCATCCTTAGTATTTTCCATTGGTTGCTTTGTTTCAAAACGCAGCACCCAACCAAG CAATAAGAACAATAATGACACTACGATAACTGACCAAGGGGAACTTATGTTTGCAACAGCACCAGATAATGTATACGTTAACGAAGGATCGTGTGAGTCCGATCGTAAAAGTTATGGATACTGCAATATTGAAAAGAACTCTGAAAACTGTTCTCAGTCATCGAAATCTAAAAAGATATTAAATCAACTAGATTCGTATGATATGGTTGAGCACAATCGAGCAAAATCGCATTTGGGGAATGATGAAGATGATTCAAATCCGTATAACCATGTGACAGTCGATATGGAGGTTACCGAATACGACAACGCATGTTTTCTAAAGCCAAGGGCTGCAGTCATGGATCCAACATATTCTCATTTGTCAGAAGCAAACTTGCATATTGAAAGTCCTAATGCTACGAAACAAAAAGGTGACGAAGTAAACAACCAAACAAAGAGTTCCAATGCTGAAACAAATTCAAAAGATCAACAGCAAAACACGTCAGAAAGGCAAAAGCCAAGGAAACCAGAAACGgaaaaaagataccaaaggaaacCAGATATACCACAGAAGCCTGAAATCAAAACTgatgacagaaaaaaaacaaaactaaaggTCTTAGTGAATGGCGAAGAGCAGATACAAGAACATAAGATATGCTTAAATGCTGAAATGGAGGAAAGCTCAAATATGACAAATTATGAAACCGACAAtgataaacttgaaataaaaGAGGGAAATAGGCTTAACAGAAAGAAGTTTGGATACTCTTTCGTCCAGAAAAAGAAAGAAATCCCAAATAAAGATTCAGCAGAAACACCTAATGGATCCGATGCATTTGAAATTTCATGTGACGACGATGAAAAATCCTTCAAAATCAGGAGTAAAAATAAAGAACATAACACTGCAGAGAAATCAACTGAAGCAAAGAATGGGAAATCATCACTTGAGGTTTTGTTCGATCAAAGTAATGGTTTTTTcctctttatttcaaattgtgAAGAGAGCAATGAAAGGAGCAACAAACACGTTTTTCCTGAAACCAGTTGCGGAAAATTAGCATTCCCAAATGGTAGGTATGAAACGTCAAGTAATAATGATAGTGATTCAGAAACCGAATTACTTCCACCTGGAATGGCCATCAATATTTTGTATGAGGATGTGCCAATTACCAAAGGAAATGTCAGGATCAGTGCTGTTGATGAGTCTTCGGGTCAGGAACTTGAATCGTCTCATGAACAATCTGAGGAGAATTACTCTATTTGA
- the LOC143058333 gene encoding uncharacterized protein LOC143058333, with product MYFSAGFMTAALIFAIGCFVSKCKTSRRKDDDAENAELIDDEDKVFVSAHKNEYVNEGSFESDQKSYAYCHIDTDQKSSDDFSQSSTSKKRYNRESYDLVDHNRIKSSLLNKKENPNPYNHVTIDMEVTEYGNASFLKPRIEIMDPTYSHLSEMKLQDEKTKKDDKGKIEHKSTDEKNNSSNKENKKQKTTEKEKQKKTEKKKEKKPKKVFENQKQKKFENETQKQKKPETEKQKKKQNNPEKDQGKQINQQKETYKPKTLENEALKQKETEPKEKMKIKKEQRTDIIQTTMEKGEYKVINNCENDEKTVENDNEKENPSEDNKLNRHKFGYSLVQKQRSIPNEKTAHIIEGSHTFEILCDQDDSSYQLTSSSEESNETSEVSTESNSRESSVPGVSDETSGSGSETETDKLLPSAMAINILYEDVSVSKGNVLIGAIVETSESEFELQEKDGNN from the exons ATGTACTTCTCGGCGGGTTTTATGACAGCCGCTTTGATTTTTGCCATTGGCTGTTTTGTCTCAAAATGCAAGACGTCACGAAG GAAAGATGATGATGCAGAAAATGCTGAACTTATCGATGACGAGGACAAAGTGTTTGTATCAGCACACAAAAACGAGTATGTTAATGAAGGTTCGTTCGAATCTGATCAGAAAAGTTATGCTTACTGCCATATTGACACGGATCAAAAAAGCTCCGATGACTTTTCCCAATCATCAACATCTAAAAAGCGGTATAATCGAGAATCGTACGATCTTGTTGACCACAACAGGATAAAATCGTCGTTGTTGaataaaaaggaaaatccaaatcCGTATAACCATGTGACAATCGATATGGAGGTTACCGAATACGGCAACGCAAGTTTCTTAAAGCCAAGGATTGAAATCATGGATCCAACATATTCTCATTTGTCAGAGATGAAATTGCAGGATGAAAAGACAAAGAAAGACGATAAAGGGAAAATAGAACACAAGTCAACGGATGAAAAAAACAATTCAagtaataaagaaaataaaaaacaaaagacaacggAAAAagaaaagcagaaaaaaacagaaaagaaaaaagaaaagaaaccaaAAAAAGTATtcgaaaatcaaaaacaaaaaaagtttgaaaatgaaACACAGAAACAAAAGAAACcagaaacagaaaaacaaaagaaaaagcaaaataatcCGGAAAAAGATCAAGGAAAgcaaataaatcaacaaaaagaAACCTATAAACCAAAAACGCTAGAAAATGAAGccttaaaacaaaaagaaacagaaCCAAAAGAGAAGATGAAAATCAAAAAGGAACAAAGAACCGACATAATACAAACAACAATGGAAAAGGGAGAATATAAAGTCATTAACAATTGTGAAAATGATGAAAAGACAGTTGAAAATGACAACGAAAAAGAAAATCCCTCAGAGGACAATAAACTAAATCGACACAAATTTGGTTACTCCTTAGTTCAGAAACAAAGATCCATCCCAAATGAAAAAACAGCGCACATAATAGAGGGATCACACACTTTTGAAATTTTGTGTGATCAAGATGATAGCTCTTACCAATTAACTTCTAGCAGCGAAGAAAGTAATGAAACTAGTGAAGTTTCTACTGAGAGTAACAGCAGAGAATCATCAGTTCCGGGTGTAAGCGATGAAACTTCCGGTAGCGGAAGCGAAACTGAAACCGATAAATTATTGCCATCTGCGATGGCGATAAATATCTTGTATGAGGATGTGTCCGTCTCCAAGGGAAACGTCTTAATTGGTGCAATAGTTGAGACCTCTGAGTCAGAATTTGAATTACAAGAGAAAGATGGAAATAACTAA